TTTTCATCAGATGACCTTTAAAATACATGGTGAGTGCATCACTTAATCATGACCGAGGCAGCGAGGATCTGTTGGAAGTGTCACAGGGAGCACGAAGCAGGGTCAAAGTTCTGTCCCTACTGCGGTGCGGGATTCGCCACAGACGATATGCACTACCAGAACGATGGAAGAACGGTATCAAGAGAGGACGATACCGCATATCTCTCGTCGCCTCCCCCGAAGTACAAGAAGAGCCGCAAAGGGGTCGCATTAGCACTCGTTCTCCTTGCCGTGGTCGTAGCATTGATGGTCATGGTTCCTTCTGGTCAGACACCAACGGGATATGATGAGGACACCATCCATAGATCCGAGCTCCCGCTGGACGGTCAGTATGTCCTCACCAATTATCATCTGGACAAGCACACATATTCAATCAGCGGAGTCGAGTATTTATCCTATACATTGAACATGACCATCAAGAATGAGAAGGTGCAGAACCTCAGACCGGACGAGATTCGGTTCTTCATAGTGGTGGATGGTAATTCATACGATCTGCGTAGAGTAGCGGCCTATGGAGACCCTACATACATTGGGATGGGTGCGACATTCACCACAACCTATCACATCTCTCCGCTTCCCGTGGATTTCAAGGACAAGGAGATAGCCTTGTATCATTACGAGGACAGGTTCAAGATTTACCGCGATCCCGAGGTCAGCATAGATCAAAACGGTTTGATTTGACTTTTACACAAACCTTTTCCTATCCTCTTCCCGACCACGGCATAATAAATCGTTTCTCGCATTATTCTATTATGACCGTAGCTACAGTCAAAATAACATTGAACGGTAACGAATACAATCTTACCGATCAGGGTAACGGTGTATGGTCAACATCCATAACCGCGCCCACAGCATCGTCCGGAAGCAACTACGCTGATGGTCCGGGAGTAGGCCCGAATGCCACCAACGGATACTATCCAGCAGTTGTCACGGTTGCAGATACCGCAGGGAACGTCACGACGGTGGACACTTCTGATGCCACCTTCGGCGACACCCTGAAACTGGCAGTCCTCGAGAAGACCGCGCCCACGGGATCAATAACATATCCCACACAGGGAGCATACGTCACCAA
The nucleotide sequence above comes from Methanomassiliicoccales archaeon LGM-RCC1. Encoded proteins:
- a CDS encoding zinc ribbon domain-containing protein is translated as MTEAARICWKCHREHEAGSKFCPYCGAGFATDDMHYQNDGRTVSREDDTAYLSSPPPKYKKSRKGVALALVLLAVVVALMVMVPSGQTPTGYDEDTIHRSELPLDGQYVLTNYHLDKHTYSISGVEYLSYTLNMTIKNEKVQNLRPDEIRFFIVVDGNSYDLRRVAAYGDPTYIGMGATFTTTYHISPLPVDFKDKEIALYHYEDRFKIYRDPEVSIDQNGLI